From Planifilum fimeticola, a single genomic window includes:
- a CDS encoding four-carbon acid sugar kinase family protein has translation MSDFTGYKEKVMSNPASNRSLITHSVGIIADDLTGANDSGSQFSAKGLSAAVLFDSGLTEAKDLSRVDVVAIDTDSRALSAGRAYEKSRRAAEWLYAAGTRHIYKKIDSSLRGNWGAEVDAVMDVFRPDFAVIAPAFPRMGRTTRNGIHQIDGIPVDRTEMSRDPKTPVTESDLLRILSAQSRRRAHLVSEQELDRLKEKGSEWKRRGVELLVFDAERDEHLGKIARSVAQSGFRVLWVGSAGLAGWLPEALSLTGKSSISATGQRAPQRRADRVLVVAGSQSSVTKRQILRLVETNEVQPLVLDVPAILDPAEWKARRGTFVEEANKAFASGKDVAITLNSEKRRLNQEGWAHRDAALRIVDRLGELTSRLVAFHPRLGLVLTGGDTARAVCRHLGIGGIRLMEEMAPGIPLGQLVGPHPLYAVTKAGAFGEEDALVKAVNKLKGSEMG, from the coding sequence ATGTCCGACTTTACAGGATACAAGGAAAAGGTCATGTCCAATCCAGCTTCCAACCGTTCTTTGATCACACATTCTGTCGGGATTATCGCCGATGACTTGACGGGAGCAAATGATTCGGGGAGCCAATTTTCCGCTAAGGGACTTTCCGCTGCCGTCCTGTTCGATTCCGGGCTGACAGAGGCGAAAGATCTTTCCCGGGTGGATGTGGTGGCAATCGATACGGACAGCAGGGCCTTGTCGGCCGGTCGCGCCTATGAGAAATCGCGACGGGCGGCGGAATGGTTGTACGCTGCGGGAACTCGCCATATTTATAAAAAGATCGACTCTTCACTTCGGGGGAATTGGGGAGCAGAGGTGGATGCCGTAATGGATGTTTTTCGTCCGGATTTTGCGGTCATTGCCCCCGCTTTCCCCCGGATGGGGCGAACCACACGGAACGGGATTCATCAAATTGACGGGATTCCCGTGGACCGGACGGAAATGTCCCGGGATCCCAAGACTCCGGTGACCGAATCCGATCTGCTCCGGATATTGTCCGCGCAATCCCGTCGAAGGGCGCACCTCGTCAGCGAACAGGAGTTGGATCGGCTAAAGGAAAAGGGGTCGGAGTGGAAGCGGCGGGGCGTGGAACTATTGGTGTTTGACGCGGAAAGGGACGAACATCTGGGGAAAATCGCCCGTTCCGTCGCCCAAAGCGGGTTCCGTGTTCTCTGGGTTGGATCTGCCGGTCTGGCGGGATGGTTGCCGGAGGCCCTTTCCCTGACCGGGAAGAGTTCGATTTCCGCAACAGGGCAAAGGGCACCACAACGGCGGGCCGACCGGGTGCTGGTTGTTGCCGGGAGCCAGTCATCGGTTACGAAGAGACAAATCCTCCGTTTGGTGGAAACCAATGAGGTGCAACCGCTGGTGCTGGATGTGCCGGCAATTCTTGATCCTGCGGAATGGAAAGCGCGTCGAGGTACCTTTGTCGAAGAAGCGAACAAGGCGTTTGCTTCGGGAAAGGATGTAGCGATCACCCTGAACTCGGAAAAAAGGCGGCTGAATCAGGAGGGATGGGCGCATCGGGACGCCGCCCTTAGGATCGTCGACCGGTTGGGGGAGCTGACTTCCCGGTTGGTCGCTTTTCATCCGAGATTAGGGTTAGTATTGACGGGAGGGGATACGGCCCGGGCGGTATGCCGCCATTTGGGCATAGGAGGTATACGGTTGATGGAGGAAATGGCGCCAGGAATCCCTCTGGGACAATTGGTGGGTCCCCATCCCCTGTATGCGGTGACCAAAGCCGGGGCTTTCGGCGAAGAGGACGCATTGGTAAAGGCAGTGAATAAGTTGAAGGGAAGCGAGATGGGATGA
- the pdxA gene encoding 4-hydroxythreonine-4-phosphate dehydrogenase PdxA, with translation MKEDRPVIGITMGDAAGIGPEIIMKALNDPAFYRMCRPLVLGDAKMLERAGRILGLPVEVKAVHRLEEAEFRHGVVDCLDLDLLPDDLPFGEVSAEAGDAAFRYLEKAVELARKGNLSAICTAPLNKEALHKGGHHYPGHTEILAHLTGTKEYAMMLASPQLKVIHVTTHVGLIDAIRRINPDRVYTVIRLAHETLRQAGFPKPRIGVCGINPHAGENGLFGDGEEEEKIVPAVTEAKAQGILVSGPHPADTLFYRAVRGDFDIVVAMYHDQGHVPVKVLGLEAGVNITVGLPILRTSVDHGTAFDIAGKGIADEGSLKEAIRQAVLLSSKENVSRSD, from the coding sequence ATGAAGGAAGATCGACCGGTAATCGGAATCACGATGGGCGATGCGGCGGGAATCGGTCCGGAAATTATCATGAAGGCATTGAACGATCCGGCATTTTATCGCATGTGCCGCCCCTTGGTTTTGGGAGATGCGAAAATGTTGGAGCGGGCCGGCAGGATTCTTGGCCTCCCCGTCGAGGTGAAGGCGGTGCACCGATTGGAGGAGGCGGAATTCCGGCACGGGGTGGTGGATTGCCTGGATCTTGATCTTCTTCCGGACGATCTTCCCTTCGGAGAGGTTTCGGCAGAAGCGGGGGATGCGGCGTTTCGCTATTTGGAAAAGGCGGTGGAGCTCGCCCGAAAAGGGAATTTGTCCGCGATCTGCACGGCTCCTTTAAACAAAGAGGCACTGCACAAGGGAGGGCACCACTATCCGGGCCATACCGAGATATTGGCACATTTAACCGGTACCAAGGAATATGCGATGATGCTGGCATCTCCTCAGTTAAAAGTGATTCATGTCACGACCCATGTCGGCTTGATTGATGCGATCCGGCGGATTAACCCCGATCGGGTATATACCGTCATCCGGTTGGCCCACGAGACACTCCGTCAAGCCGGTTTTCCCAAACCTCGAATCGGGGTATGCGGGATCAACCCCCATGCGGGGGAAAACGGGCTGTTTGGAGATGGGGAAGAAGAGGAAAAAATCGTTCCCGCCGTGACCGAAGCCAAGGCGCAGGGAATCCTCGTAAGCGGTCCCCATCCCGCCGATACCTTGTTTTATCGGGCAGTGCGGGGAGACTTCGATATCGTTGTCGCCATGTATCACGACCAAGGTCATGTTCCGGTCAAGGTGTTGGGCTTGGAAGCCGGTGTAAACATCACCGTGGGTTTACCGATCCTCCGAACCAGTGTGGATCATGGAACCGCCTTTGATATCGCGGGAAAAGGGATTGCCGACGAGGGCAGCCTGAAGGAAGCGATTCGTCAAGCGGTATTATTGTCCTCGAAAGAAAACGTGTCACGGTCAGACTAA
- a CDS encoding PH domain-containing protein: protein MQEETIWEGSPSHVARLGTYILCLLFCWLIVPIFIGLWTALKLKTTKYKLTTERLRVTEGILSKRTEDLELYRVRDITLEKPFIFRLFSKGNIRLITSDHSSPDALLMAVPEADELMDLIRKHVEICRDRKRVREIGIDTL, encoded by the coding sequence ATGCAGGAAGAAACGATTTGGGAAGGGTCCCCCTCCCACGTGGCCCGATTGGGAACCTATATTCTCTGTCTGTTGTTCTGTTGGTTGATCGTTCCCATCTTCATCGGCCTGTGGACGGCCTTGAAGCTGAAGACGACGAAGTATAAGCTGACGACGGAACGGCTTCGGGTAACCGAGGGGATCTTGTCCAAGCGGACGGAAGATCTGGAATTGTACCGGGTCCGGGACATCACCCTGGAAAAGCCCTTCATCTTCCGTCTGTTTTCCAAGGGGAACATCCGCTTGATCACCTCGGATCACAGCTCTCCCGACGCCCTGCTGATGGCCGTTCCGGAAGCGGACGAATTGATGGACCTGATCCGCAAGCACGTGGAAATCTGCCGCGACCGCAAGCGGGTCCGGGAGATCGGCATCGATACGCTTTAA
- a CDS encoding metal ABC transporter solute-binding protein, Zn/Mn family has protein sequence MWTVSACGNTQADPSEDGVIQVAATTGMVADIVREVGGDRVRVTSLMGPGVDPHLYKATHGDMVKLDRAELIFYNGLHLEGKMTKIFERMGRIKPVVPVAETIDPKRLIRTEDGQPDPHVWFDVRLWITAVETVRDQLIQADPERKADYEARAAAYIKELEELDRYVREQIASIPEKRRVLVTAHDAFSYFGRAYDIEVVGLQGINTASEYGLRDVQQLVNLLTERKIKAVFVESSVPKRSIEAVVKGSSEKGHRVRIGGELFSDALGEAGTPEGTYVGMIRHNVDAIVSALK, from the coding sequence ATGTGGACCGTCTCCGCCTGCGGAAACACCCAGGCCGATCCTTCGGAGGACGGCGTGATACAGGTTGCCGCAACGACGGGGATGGTGGCGGACATCGTCAGGGAGGTGGGCGGAGACCGCGTCCGGGTGACCAGCCTGATGGGGCCCGGCGTCGATCCGCATCTGTACAAGGCCACCCATGGGGATATGGTCAAACTGGACCGGGCGGAGCTGATCTTTTACAACGGGTTGCATCTGGAAGGGAAAATGACCAAGATCTTTGAACGGATGGGACGGATCAAACCGGTAGTCCCCGTCGCGGAAACGATCGATCCGAAGCGGCTGATCCGAACGGAAGACGGTCAGCCCGACCCGCACGTCTGGTTTGACGTCCGGCTGTGGATCACCGCCGTGGAAACGGTCCGGGACCAGCTGATCCAGGCGGATCCCGAGCGGAAGGCGGATTACGAAGCCCGCGCCGCCGCATATATCAAGGAATTGGAGGAACTGGACCGGTATGTCCGGGAGCAAATCGCCTCCATTCCCGAAAAGCGAAGGGTCCTGGTCACGGCCCATGACGCCTTCAGCTATTTCGGCCGGGCCTACGATATCGAGGTGGTCGGCCTGCAGGGCATCAACACCGCTTCCGAATACGGGCTGAGAGATGTGCAACAACTGGTGAATCTGCTGACGGAACGAAAGATCAAGGCCGTCTTTGTCGAGTCGAGCGTTCCGAAACGCTCCATCGAAGCGGTGGTCAAGGGGTCCTCGGAGAAGGGACACCGGGTGAGGATCGGCGGGGAGCTGTTCTCCGACGCCCTGGGAGAAGCGGGGACGCCGGAAGGAACGTATGTCGGCATGATCCGACACAATGTGGATGCCATCGTCTCGGCGCTGAAATGA
- a CDS encoding metal ABC transporter ATP-binding protein yields the protein MEKESVPISVRNLSVAYHRKPVLRDVSFETPEGKLIGIVGPNGAGKSTLIKSILGLLPLTSGQVRIYGKRYEEQRSIVGYVPQRESVDWDFPTDALDVVLMGRYGRLGWLRRPGKADKEFALACLEKVGMADYAHRQISQLSGGQQQRVFLARALAQDARIYLMDEPFAGVDAATEKAIIQVLNDLKGRGKTVMVVHHDLQTVREYFDWLLMLNIRPIAFGPASQVFTADNLQKTYGGRLTALPELADPAYTG from the coding sequence ATGGAGAAGGAGTCGGTTCCCATATCGGTGCGAAATTTGTCCGTCGCTTACCACCGCAAGCCGGTGCTCCGGGACGTTTCCTTTGAAACGCCGGAAGGGAAGCTGATCGGGATCGTCGGTCCGAACGGTGCCGGAAAATCGACGCTGATCAAGTCGATTCTCGGCCTTTTGCCCCTGACGTCCGGACAGGTCCGCATTTATGGAAAGCGATACGAAGAACAGCGGTCCATCGTCGGTTACGTCCCTCAGCGGGAATCCGTCGATTGGGATTTTCCGACCGATGCGCTGGATGTCGTCCTGATGGGGCGGTACGGACGGCTGGGGTGGCTGAGACGGCCCGGGAAAGCCGATAAGGAATTCGCCCTCGCCTGTCTGGAGAAGGTGGGCATGGCCGACTACGCTCACCGCCAGATCAGCCAGCTTTCGGGCGGACAGCAACAGCGGGTTTTCCTGGCCCGCGCCCTGGCGCAGGACGCCAGAATCTACTTGATGGATGAACCCTTTGCGGGTGTGGACGCCGCCACGGAAAAGGCAATCATCCAGGTGCTGAACGACCTGAAAGGGCGGGGGAAGACGGTGATGGTGGTTCATCACGACCTGCAGACGGTCAGGGAATATTTCGACTGGCTGCTCATGCTGAACATCCGTCCGATCGCCTTCGGCCCCGCCTCCCAGGTGTTCACCGCGGACAATCTGCAAAAAACCTACGGAGGCCGGTTGACCGCCCTGCCCGAACTGGCGGACCCGGCCTATACGGGGTGA